The sequence CCACCGGAGAGCTGGGTGCCGCGCTCGCCGACGAGGGTGTCATACCCTTCCGGCAGCTTTTCAATGAAGAGATGAGCATTGGCCTTCTTGGCCGCTTCGATGATCTCCGCTTCACTGGCATCAGGTTTGCCGTAAGCGATGTTTTCCCGGATGCTGCCACCAAAGAGGAGCACCTCCTGAGGGACGAGGGCTAGGTTGCGCCGTAAAGTCGGTAGAGGCATGGTTGCAATGGGCTGACCATCCACCATGATGCGACCGCTGGTCGGCTCGTAAAAACGATAAAGCAGGGCAACGGCGGTGGTCTTGCCGCTGCCGCTGGGGCCGACGAGGGCAATGCGCTGGCCGGCTTTGGCATTCAGTGAAAATTCTCTTAAAACGGGCGCATCAGGACGGGTGGCATAAGCAAAGCTGATGTCCTCCATGGCGATCTCCCCCCGGAAACGAGTTTTGGGTGCATCAAGTGCTTCCGGCTCGGTCGGCTCCTGAAGAATCTCGCGCACACGATCTGTCGCCCCCAAGGTGCGCTGGAGTTGGGTGAAGAGTTCAGAAAACTGGGCAAAGGAGGCACCGATCAAACCGCTGAGGGCGGCGAAACGGGAAAGCTCCGCCGCAGGAATTTCGCCTTTGCTGAGCATGGTCAAGGCAACCCAGGTGACGACGATGAGGGCGAGGCTGAAAGCAAAAATGATGAATGAAACGAAAGCTGCCCGAGGAGCGGCGGCGCGAATGGCCGTGGTGAGGAAATTGCCCAGATTTTGGTTATAGCGGGCGATCTCATGGCTTTCATTGGCAAACGCTTTGACGCTGATGATGCTCTGAAGGCTTTCTTCAACGATGACCTGAGAGGTTGCCAGATTGTCCTGCGCTTTGCGCGTCAACTTACGGATGCGAGCGCCGAAGATGGCGATCATGACAATGACGACCGGGATGGTGCCGATCATAACGAGGGCCAGCTTGACCGAGATCTGTAATACCAAGATGAGACAGCCCAGTAGCATCACGGTATGGCGGATGAGCATCGGGATGGTTAGGACCAGCGTCTCGCGCATGGACTCCACGTCATTGGCAAGGCGGGAACCGAGTTCACCTACACGCCGCACATTTAGCGTGCCCATTGGCAGCCGAATGATGCGGCTAAAAGTCTCCATACGCAGGGCCCCGAGGGCTCGCTCGCTGGCTTTGGCGAAAAGCATGATGCGCCAAAAGGCGATGAAGGCCTGTGTGGCGACGATGGCGACCATGATGAGGACGGATTGCTTCAGCTCCGCCATCCATTCGGGGCCCTGGGCACCGCCGAGGCCTTTGCCTGCCACTTCTGCCAGGAGATTGATAAAAATGACCGTCAGAACTGCCGTGAGGGCAAGAGCGATCAAGGCTGGAATGAACACATTGAAGTGAGGACGAAGGTAGCGCAGGAAAAAGGCGGCATCCTTCCAGGCGGTGCGGTCCCAGAGTTTCTTGGTGGTGGTAGGTTCGGGCATCGTTGAGCGGAAGGGTCAGAAAATGAATCGGCAGATACTCAAGATCGAGTTATTCACCCGCCAAAGACGAATTTTTGCAAGGCAGGCATTCGCCCTGGATGGCGGGTTTGGAAAAAAGGATCATGAGGGGCGGCAGTGTGGAAGGGAAGAGCCGCAATGGCAAGGACGTCAGTCATCTGGTTGCAACAATGGCAGGAATGAACGAACGGAACCGCCGCCCCTCATGCTGCAAGTTTCTCAACTCAATCTCCCTGTGGACCATACCGATGCCGACCTGCGTGCGGCCTTGCTGAA is a genomic window of Prosthecobacter fusiformis containing:
- a CDS encoding ABC transporter ATP-binding protein — protein: MPEPTTTKKLWDRTAWKDAAFFLRYLRPHFNVFIPALIALALTAVLTVIFINLLAEVAGKGLGGAQGPEWMAELKQSVLIMVAIVATQAFIAFWRIMLFAKASERALGALRMETFSRIIRLPMGTLNVRRVGELGSRLANDVESMRETLVLTIPMLIRHTVMLLGCLILVLQISVKLALVMIGTIPVVIVMIAIFGARIRKLTRKAQDNLATSQVIVEESLQSIISVKAFANESHEIARYNQNLGNFLTTAIRAAAPRAAFVSFIIFAFSLALIVVTWVALTMLSKGEIPAAELSRFAALSGLIGASFAQFSELFTQLQRTLGATDRVREILQEPTEPEALDAPKTRFRGEIAMEDISFAYATRPDAPVLREFSLNAKAGQRIALVGPSGSGKTTAVALLYRFYEPTSGRIMVDGQPIATMPLPTLRRNLALVPQEVLLFGGSIRENIAYGKPDASEAEIIEAAKKANAHLFIEKLPEGYDTLVGERGTQLSGGQRQRIAIARAILADPAILILDEATSSLDAESERLVQDALDKLMENRTSIIIAHRLSTVRRCDQILVLSAGTIVERGTHEELVGKEGSLYGTLARLQLE